The Aeromonas jandaei genomic interval AGAAACCACAATGGGACCTGCCAGCTTTGGCTGGGAGCGAGTGGTGGTATTTCAGCAACGATCCGGTGCTGGAGATGGCCATGAGACGTCTTGGCGCCAAGCTCAACCCCATTGAAGCGTCGAATTTCAGCGATGATTTGCAGGGATTGCTGCTGGCAGACGAACTTTGGCTGGAGCAGACGCTGGGGCCCGAGTGGCAAAGCTGGCTTCAACAAAGGGCTCTCAAAGGGATCATTGTGTCTCCCCGCGAGGCGCTCCGCGGGCGTCTCGGTGCTGCTCACTGGTGGCGACTGGGGCTCTCACCTCTCTATCCGGATCTGCTGCTGGAGAGTTGCAACGAATTGCTCAATGAGCAGGTTACCCCCATGCTCACTGCACTCGGGGAGAAGCTGGGAGGGAGGGTGCTGGTGGCCGACGATCATCCGGTCAACCGGGCTCTGCTGGCCAGACAGCTGGCCATTCTCGGGATAGAGGCACAGGTGGTTGAGGATGGCGAGAAGGCGTTGCGGGCATGGCAGGGGCAGGATTTCTCTCTGCTGCTGACTGATTGTCATATGCCGGTGATGGATGGCTATAGTCTGGCCAGAGCGTTGCGAGCCCAAGGAGTGACTGCGCCCATAATCGGGGTAACGGCTGATACTTCGGAAGAGGCGAGTGCCCGCATGACTGAGGCTGGCATGAGCGACATGCTGTTCAAGCCTTATCCCCTCGAGACCCTGCGTCAACTATTGGCACATTGGCTGACTGATGTGGCTACAGTCTCAACAGAAGAACCCGCAGAACAGCAGCAAATCGCCGAGCAGGCGGAACGCTGGCAAGGGCTCTTTGGTGATGAGGAGGCTGCCCGGGCGATGGCAAAAGAATATCTCGATTCCAACCGTCAGGATGGCAAGGATATGATGGTGGCACTGACTTGCCACGATACTCAGGCGCTGGTAGAAACTGCCCACCGTATCAAGGGGGCCGCACGCATGGTGGGGCTGCAAGAGCTGGCAGCACAGGCCGCCAGACTCGAATCGGCCGCACGATTGAAGCAGACGGAGGAGCTGGAAGAGTTGGTTTGCGGGGTACAGGTATTGATGAACGCAATCTCCCACGAAATTGGATTATGGCTCGATGAATAACGTACAAAACGTACACGATGAATTGGTCATCATGGTTGTCGAGGACGCATGCGTTTCAACGCAAGGCCCTGATGCACCAGATCCGTGACCTGGGTTATCAACAGTTGCTGGAGGCTCGTGATGGGCAGGAGGCACTTGAGCTGTGCCAGCGTCACTCGGTTGATATCCTGTTTTGTGACCTGCGCATGCCCGGCATGGATGGAATGGCTCTGTTGCGCCGCCTCTCCCTGGGGGGATTCAGCGGAGGCATCATTCTCTCCAGCGCATTGGAGGATGACGTCGTTGAAGCTGTGCTGCGGATGAGTGCCGCCTATGGTTTGCAGGTGCTGGGACGAATCGAAAAACCATCGACCAAGCAACAGTTAAAGGTGTTGATCGAGTCGTGGTCTCCCCGTCAGGAGCAGGCCCAAAAAGAGGATGGGCATCGGCTTGGGCTGGATGAGCTGCGACGCGCACTGGATGACGACCAAATCGTCCCCTGGTATCAACCGAAAGTCAGCTTTGCCACTGGTGAATGGGTCGGGATGGAGGCTCTGGCGCGCTGGCAGCACCCGGAATATGGCCTGGTTTCGCCGGGTCGCTTCATTCCGCTGGCGGAAAACAACGGGCTCATCGATCAACTGACCGAGATCATCATCAACAAGTCGCTGCGCGATGGTCATCTCTGGGAGGAGACCGGTCTCTCCCTCAATCTGTCGATGAACCTTTCCACCACCTCGCTGATTGAGGGGGATCTCTGTAACTCCCTGATTGCGCAATGTCAGCGCTGGAGCATCAATCCAGAACTCATCACACTGGAGGTGACCGAGAGCTCCTTCGTGCAGGATGTGGGCAAGTCGCTGGAAGTGCTGACCCGACTGCGGATGCATGGATTCGGTCTCTCTATCGATGATTTCGGCACCGGCTACTCGTCGATGCAGCAGTTGGCCCTGTTGCCTTTTACCGAGTTGAAGCTGGATCGATCCTTCGTCGATCGCTGCTATGCAGATCCATCCCGTCTGGCCATTATCGAGTCCAGTATCGAGCTTGCCCGCAAGCTGGGGCTTAAATCGGTGGCGGAAGGGGTCGAGGATGAGTTGACCTGGCAACAGTTGGCAAAACTTGGATGTGACGTGTGTCAGGGCTTTTTCTCTGCCAGACCGATGCCGCGCAGTGAATTGCAGGAGTGGCACCGCTCCTGGCAGGAGAGATTGCCTACACTTATATCGATCTGATTCTTTTGGCCTGCGGGCCTCATCTGAACAAGGATGTTCATGAAAATCTCACACAAGCTTCTGATCAGCTTTGGATTTATCAATCTTCTGATCGCCCTCTCCTCTGCGCTGGTCTACTACCGGCTAAACCAGATCAATCAATCCCAGCAGATGCTGCTGGCGCAGGCGCTGCCGGCTCTGCAGCGGGATGAGGCCAGCCAGAAAGCGCTGGTCGCGACTGTCTCGGCATTGCGTGGTTATCTCATCCTCGGCAAGGATCCCGCCCAAGCAGCCAGATTGAAGCAGGAGTGGGAGGGGGCCTGGCAGGTTATTACCAGCCAGCAGTTTGATGTGGCGTTGGTACAGTCACTCAAGAGTTTCAAGAGCAGCCAGGAAAAGGTATGGGCGATTGCCCATACAGAGGAGAATCTGCCAGCACATACCCTGATGCTGCAGGAGGCCGGGCCGCTTGCCGAAGCTGCGCTCGATCAGCTGCAATCTTTCGCCAATGAAGAGGTGGCGACTCCTCAGGATCAGCTATCGGGAGATCGCCGTATGTTGCTCAAGCAGGTGGGAGATGCCTACAACAGCTTGTCAAATGCGCTCTCCGCCCTGCGAGATTTTCTTATTTCCGGCGACCCGGAATATCGCAGCAAGTATGAGGACTATTACAAGTTCCATCAGCAACGGGTGGCAGAACTCAAGCTGCAGTCCAGTCTCTTTTCCGAAACCGAGCGCAGCCTCTGGCAGTTGTTTGAGGAGATGGGAACCCCCTTTTCGGAGCTGGTGGGCCAGGTCATCAGCAAGCGGCAAGCACCGGATTGGGATCAGGCCAACTATCTGATGGCAAAAGAGATTGAGCCGATGCAGGAGATCCTCTACGAGCGGCTGGCCAAACAGGTAGGGGAAACCCGCAGCAAAGTGACTGCAATCTCAGGAGAGATGACCCAGGCTGGCCACTCCATCACTCGTACTCTGTTGCTGGCAACGGGGAGTTCCATCGTGCTTGGCATGTTGGTGGCGTGGCTCTTCAGTCGTCGTTTGACTCGTGATATCGCCAGTCTGGTTGTGCGGGCAGGTGAGGTTGCCGACGGCAAGCTTGCTGCCAACCCCTTGCCCGTCCTGAGTCAGGATGAACTGGGCGGTTTGACCGGCTCCATCAACCGGATGTCGGCCCAGCTACGCAATCTGGTGAGCGAGCTGCAGGGGGCGGTGGGACAGGTAGACGCCGCCTGTCAGGATGTTGGCAGCACAACTCAGGCGATAGTGACCGATTTGACCGCGCAGGATATCCGGGTAAAAGCGGTCGCCAGCGCTATCGAGCAGATGTCGGTCAGTACGAAAGAGGTTGCGGGCAATATTGCCAATGCAGCCGATAGTGCCCATCAGGTGCAGCAACAAACCCGGCAGGGACAGAATGCATTGGCACGGATGACAGATGCGATGCAGCAGATCGCCGCCATGATTGGGCAAGCCAATCACGCGATGGGATTGCTTGAGAAGCAGAGCGAACAGGTCGGGCAGATCACCGAAGTGATCGCCACCATAGCCGAACAGACCAACTTGCTTGCCCTTAATGCGGCAATAGAAGCGGCGCGGGCCGGTGATCAGGGGCGCGGTTTTGCCGTGGTCGCCGATGAGGTACGTCAGCTGGCAACCCGCACCCACCAGTCAACCGCCGAAATCAGCCAGACCATTAGCGCCATTTCCCAGCAAACCCGCCAGACCGTCACCACGGTGAGTGGTGGCACCCAGCTGGTCGAGCAGGGGCGTGATGCAGTCGGGTTGGTAACCGAGACGTTGAATGCGATGAACCAGCTGGTGCAGGCGCTATCTGGCCAGCTGGAGGCCATCGCAACGGCGACCGAGCAACAATCCAAGGTCGCCGCCGAAGTGGCTGGAACGGTAGAGGATATTGCCGCTCTGAGCCGTCAATCCTGTCAGCAGAGCCAGCAGGGTGAGGGCATCGTCGCCCGTCTGGCGGGTGATACCGGCAAGCTGACGGCGGTGATTGCCCGTTTCGAGCTGGAGTGACGGGGGTAGGCAGGATATCCTGCCCACCTCTTAGTCGATTCGTCTGAAGGCGTGGTTTTCGAAGCTGCTGGTGGTCTCTTTATTGAGCAGACTGACCAGCAGAATGGCCCGTTTCTCCCCATCCGGCTCCATATAGATGGCTTCAAACCCTGCCAATGGCCCCTCTTCAATCAATACCTTATCGCCCGCATTTGGCAGCTTGGCGTAGCTGGCTCGTGCCTCGTCGCTGTCATCGCGGCTCATCAGCTGATAGACCAGCTTGTTGCTGATGGGCGTCCATTCACTGCCGAAGTGGATGATCCGGCTGATGCCACGGGTCGATTTCAGGGTGACCGGAGTGACCTCTTCCAGATCGACGTAGATGAAGAGGTAGTTGGGAAACATGGGTTCCTTTACCGGGACTCGCTTGCCCCGACGCAGTTTCTCGATTTCCACCATGGGGTAGTAGGACTCAATGCCCTGGGCATCGAGGTGGGCGCGGGCGCGGGCCTCTTCCTTTGGCTTGCAGTAGGCCAGATACCATTTTTTCATGTGATGTTATATTCGTGTTGCCGTGCTCGCCGATATGATAGCGGCGGCAATAAAAAAGGCCACGCATTGCGTGGCCTTTTTTGTCGAGTGAGCAATTACCAACCTTTTACCAGGCCGCCTTTGAACAGCTCCAGCCCTTTCTTGTAGACATCATCGGTCTGGAAAGCCTGTACGAACTGTTTGACCTTCTCGTCATCCTTGTTGTTGTCGCGGGCGACGATCAGGTTGACGTAGGGGGACTCTTTGTCTTCAACAAACAGGCCATTTTCGGTCGGGGTCAGACCAATCTGGCCGGCAAAGGTGTTGTTGATGATGGCGAGATCCACGTCTTCCAGTGAGCGGGGCAGCTGAGCTGCTTCCAGTTCAACGATCTTGAAGTTGCGCGGGTTGCTGGCGATATCGAGTACGGTTGCCTCCAGACCAGCACCATCTTTCAGGGTGATCAGGCCCTGCTTGGCCAGCAGGATCAGCGAGCGGCCCAGGTTGGTCGGATCGTTCGGTACCGCGATCTGGGCGCCATCTTTCAGCTCGCTCAGCGACTTCAGCTTCTTGGAGTAACCGGCGATCGGGTAGACGAAGGTGTTGCCGACCGGTACCAGTTTGAAGCCACGATCACGTACCTGTGCATCCAGATAGGGTTTGTGCTGGAAGGCGTTGATGTCGATGCTGCCATCGTTCAGCGCCACGTTCGGGGTGACATAGTCGGAGAAGTTGACGATCTCGACGTTCAGACCATATTTCTCTTTTGCCACCTTGGCGGCTACTTCGACCAGCTCGGTCTCAGGGCCGGCAATGGCGCCTACTTTCAGGGTCTTGTTCTCTTCCTTTTGACCGCAACCGGCCAGTACCAGACCAGCCAGCAGAGCTGCCGCAACGGATTTGATGCCAAATTTCATAAAACCTCCTGTCAGAAATCGACGATTAACGATGATCACATTTGTGGACCAGGCGCTCACCCGCGCTCTGGATAAGTTGAACCAGCACGACCAGTATCACGACGGTGACCAGCATGACGGTCGGATCGAAGCGCTGATAGCCGTAACGGATGCCCACATCACCGAGACCACCACCACCGATGGCACCAGCCATGGCGGAGTAGTTCACCAGCGTGACGAGGGTAATGGTGACGCTGTTGAGGATGCCGGGCAGGGCCTCGGGCAGCAGCACCTTGGTGATGATTTGCAATGGCTTGGCGCCCATCGCCTTGGCCGCTTCCAGCAGGCCGTCGGGGACTTCCATCAGGGCACCTTCCACCAGACGGGCGATGAAAGGGATGCAACCGACGGTCAGCGGCACGATGGCGGCGATGGTGCCGATACTGGTGCCGACAATCAGCCGGGTCAGCGGAATAATCGCGACCAGCAGGATGATAAAGGGCACCGAACGACCCACGTTGACCACCATGCCCAGGGTACGGTTGAGCAGCGGGTTGGCCAGGATTTGGCCGGCTTTGGTCACATGCAGCGCCACGCCGAGCGGCAGGCCGAGCAGGCAGCCAAACAGGGCGGAGGCAAACACCATGATAAGGGTGTCGCCCAGGGCCGTGATGAGCAGATTAATCATGGCTTCGGACATAACCCATTACCTCCAGCTGAATGTGATTGTCGATGAAGAACTGCTGGGTCGCCTCGCACTGGGCTTCATCCCCAAACAGCTCGGCCAGCAGGAAACCGAATTTGACGCCACCGGCGTACTCGATGTCGGCGCTCAGAATGCTGATATCGATATTGAAACGGCGGCTCGCCTCGGAGATGAGCGGCGTATCGACCGTGCTGCCGGTAAAGCCAAGCTTCAGCAGCGGGTAGCTGCCGGGCACTCGCTCGTTGCTCATCCGATCCTGATACTCCTGCGGTACCTCGAGATGGATGGTGGAGCGAATGAAATCGCGGGCCAGCTGGGTCTTGGCATTGCTGAAGAACCACGCCACTTCGCCCTGTTCGATCAGGCTGCCGTCGCTGATGATGGCCACTTCGTCACAGATCCCCTTCACCACATCCATTTCGTGGGTGATGAGCAGGATGGTGAGCCCCAGCTTGACGTTGATCTCCTTGAGCAGGGTCAGGATCGAGCGGGTGGTCTGCGGATCGAGTGCCGAAGTGGCCTCGTCACACAGCAGCACTTTGGGGGCCGGGGCCAGCGCCCGGGCGATGGCGACCCGCTGTTTCTGGCCGCCGGAGAGTTCGGATGGATAGGCGTGGGCACGGGCTTCCAGCCCGACCAGTGCCAGCAGCTCTTCGACCCGGCTCTTGATCTGATCCTTGTTCCAGCCCGCCAGCTCCAGCGGAAAGGCGATGTTGGCAAACACGGTACGGGAGGCGAGCAGGTTGAAGTGCTGGAAGATCATCCCGATCTGGCGACGGGCCTGGGTCAGATCCCGTTCGCTCAGGGCGACCAGATCCTGGCCGTCGACAATCACCTGGCCCTCTGTCGGGCGCTCCAGCAGGTTGACACAGCGGATAAGGGTACTCTTGCCGGCACCGGAGGCACCGATCACCCCGAAGATTTTGCCTTGGGGTACATGCAGACTCACGTCACGCAGGGCGTGCACGGCGTCACTGCCTGTACCGTAGACTTTGTTGAGACCGATCAACTTAATCATGGATTCTTCCGTGCTAACAGCCTTACAGCACAGGGCGCTACAGGCGAGAAAATTGGGCAGAGGTTTCACTAGGTTGCACTGCCATCATGGGGGATGATGCTAAGATGTCCGGATGGCTGTGTCAACGCATGTTTTTACGTCTAGACGTCTAAAAAAGTGATAAGGATTTTCAGTTGGCAGATAAGGAATAGCAGGGTTTGGCGTTATTCCATATTGAATTTCGCTTTTAAGCCAAAGCGCCGAATTAAAGTTGTCTAATGGCGTGTGATGCTCTGTTCTATTAGGTATCCCTGTCGCTACTATCCGGCTGTGGAGCCTACCTCTCTCAAGCCCCAGAATTGCATAAAGTTGAACCCCCTGTCTGCCCACTTATATATACCTCGGCCAATTTTGATGCAGCGCAAGAAGATGCCGGATCGTGATTGGGGCCTGGCTGGCCGTTTTTTATACTGAGGTTGCGGATTTCCCATGGAGGGCAGAGCGATGAGATTCCAACAGATCAAAGAGTTGCTGCACTACCTCGAGCAGGTGCATCACCAGCTCGGTCTCTGTTACCGGCGTCTGGCCAATCAGGTGGATAGCGAACGCTGCCGGATGTTGCTGGTCTATCTGCAAGGGCGGGAGGATGCCGCCAGTGTCCATCTGCAGGAGTATGCCAGCCAGCTGGGCGGCCCGGTGCGGGAGACCTGGCTGGATCAGAGCTTTAGCGAGGACATGTTGCCAGCGATTATGCGCTGCGAGCTGCCGGCTTCAGCCAGAACCGAAGATATCGTAGCCCTGGTTTGCCGCTGGGAGGAGCAGTTGATTGGTGAACTGGGTCATCTGGCCCAGGAGTGCCCGACTCGGAGCACGGCTGAATTGCTGGATAATTTGGCCCGACTGGAGCAGACCCGCCTGACCCGATTGGTGCACGGTGCCCACCAGCTCGATGACTTGTAGCAAGGACAGAAGGTCGATCACCAGATAGAGAGAGGGCCCGGCATTGCTGTCGGGCCCTCTTCGTATCGGAAGTTCATGGCACCGATGTGCAATCAGCCCTGATGTCGTTCGGCGGCGTAGAGCGCTGCGCCGATAATACCGGCCTGGTTGAGGCTGGCTGCGGGAATGAGTGGTGCCCGGGTCTCGATGCGATCGACGAATTTATCCAGTTTGGCTGCGCTGCCGCCGCCCAGAATGAAGAGGTCGGGGGAGAAGAGAAACTCAAGGCGAGCCAGATATTTGTTGAAGCGCTTGCCCCAGCGCCCCCAGGAGAGATCCTCACGTTTGCGCACTGCATCGGAGCAGTAGTGCTCGGCGATCATCCCTTCCAGCATCAAATGGCCCAGCTCGGTGTTGGGCAGCA includes:
- a CDS encoding methyl-accepting chemotaxis protein encodes the protein MKISHKLLISFGFINLLIALSSALVYYRLNQINQSQQMLLAQALPALQRDEASQKALVATVSALRGYLILGKDPAQAARLKQEWEGAWQVITSQQFDVALVQSLKSFKSSQEKVWAIAHTEENLPAHTLMLQEAGPLAEAALDQLQSFANEEVATPQDQLSGDRRMLLKQVGDAYNSLSNALSALRDFLISGDPEYRSKYEDYYKFHQQRVAELKLQSSLFSETERSLWQLFEEMGTPFSELVGQVISKRQAPDWDQANYLMAKEIEPMQEILYERLAKQVGETRSKVTAISGEMTQAGHSITRTLLLATGSSIVLGMLVAWLFSRRLTRDIASLVVRAGEVADGKLAANPLPVLSQDELGGLTGSINRMSAQLRNLVSELQGAVGQVDAACQDVGSTTQAIVTDLTAQDIRVKAVASAIEQMSVSTKEVAGNIANAADSAHQVQQQTRQGQNALARMTDAMQQIAAMIGQANHAMGLLEKQSEQVGQITEVIATIAEQTNLLALNAAIEAARAGDQGRGFAVVADEVRQLATRTHQSTAEISQTISAISQQTRQTVTTVSGGTQLVEQGRDAVGLVTETLNAMNQLVQALSGQLEAIATATEQQSKVAAEVAGTVEDIAALSRQSCQQSQQGEGIVARLAGDTGKLTAVIARFELE
- the rfaH gene encoding transcription/translation regulatory transformer protein RfaH; this translates as MKKWYLAYCKPKEEARARAHLDAQGIESYYPMVEIEKLRRGKRVPVKEPMFPNYLFIYVDLEEVTPVTLKSTRGISRIIHFGSEWTPISNKLVYQLMSRDDSDEARASYAKLPNAGDKVLIEEGPLAGFEAIYMEPDGEKRAILLVSLLNKETTSSFENHAFRRID
- the metQ gene encoding methionine ABC transporter substrate-binding lipoprotein MetQ, whose amino-acid sequence is MKFGIKSVAAALLAGLVLAGCGQKEENKTLKVGAIAGPETELVEVAAKVAKEKYGLNVEIVNFSDYVTPNVALNDGSIDINAFQHKPYLDAQVRDRGFKLVPVGNTFVYPIAGYSKKLKSLSELKDGAQIAVPNDPTNLGRSLILLAKQGLITLKDGAGLEATVLDIASNPRNFKIVELEAAQLPRSLEDVDLAIINNTFAGQIGLTPTENGLFVEDKESPYVNLIVARDNNKDDEKVKQFVQAFQTDDVYKKGLELFKGGLVKGW
- a CDS encoding methionine ABC transporter permease, with translation MSEAMINLLITALGDTLIMVFASALFGCLLGLPLGVALHVTKAGQILANPLLNRTLGMVVNVGRSVPFIILLVAIIPLTRLIVGTSIGTIAAIVPLTVGCIPFIARLVEGALMEVPDGLLEAAKAMGAKPLQIITKVLLPEALPGILNSVTITLVTLVNYSAMAGAIGGGGLGDVGIRYGYQRFDPTVMLVTVVILVVLVQLIQSAGERLVHKCDHR
- the metN gene encoding methionine ABC transporter ATP-binding protein MetN, encoding MIKLIGLNKVYGTGSDAVHALRDVSLHVPQGKIFGVIGASGAGKSTLIRCVNLLERPTEGQVIVDGQDLVALSERDLTQARRQIGMIFQHFNLLASRTVFANIAFPLELAGWNKDQIKSRVEELLALVGLEARAHAYPSELSGGQKQRVAIARALAPAPKVLLCDEATSALDPQTTRSILTLLKEINVKLGLTILLITHEMDVVKGICDEVAIISDGSLIEQGEVAWFFSNAKTQLARDFIRSTIHLEVPQEYQDRMSNERVPGSYPLLKLGFTGSTVDTPLISEASRRFNIDISILSADIEYAGGVKFGFLLAELFGDEAQCEATQQFFIDNHIQLEVMGYVRSHD